From the genome of Prunus persica cultivar Lovell chromosome G8, Prunus_persica_NCBIv2, whole genome shotgun sequence:
tatgtttataaaaggttGTGTAAGAAAATTTTGTGCGCAGTGTACTCGGTACATAATATAATCTATTATGACAGAACAATTACAGAATTATCATAAACAGCTTTTAACCAAATTAGATTCTACTTTTCTAGCATCTAATACTCCACTACATATCTACTCAGCTTGGTGTATTAACCTTGAGCTTTCTGTTACTTTTTATTGCAGGCAATGGAATTTGGGCTTATTGATGGCGTGTTGGAAACAGAATATTGAATTCAAAGTTTTACCATTTCATGTTTGCTGTAAAATTGATTAAGTGGGCTGCATTTACAAATTATGATCGGCAATTTGTTGTTCCATTAGTTTTGAATGCTATTCTATGAAGTTGTGACTGTccattaaaaggaaaaaaagaaaaagaagtgatTTTGGATGATAGATTCTTTAAGAGGAGTTTGGCTCCAAAAGTATGGCcagaggtaaaaaaaaaaaaaggcagatGAGGAAATGTATTCAGGGGTTTTACCATGAAAGGACAAATAGGAAGGCGATGTAAAAATAGTCCAGCTCCTCCAAAATTGGACAAACCAATGACAGGACCGGTTTGTCTAATTTGTGGAAACTTTTTGTAACATTTGCTGATGTACTTATACTcgaggtttttgttttttgtttactGATTTTCTACTATCTTATGACAAAAAATGACATTGTCATTCGCTAAACTTAGAGGGTCTTGAATACATTTAACACAATGTATTGTTGAATGAAAATTATTTCCTTGATCAAAACGAAAAAAACCTGTAACTACATTGTTAAAaacaaggtctaaaatatcggtgatatcggaaatatcggtagttAAAAAACACGGAAATTTCGATgaaaatatcgggatattatcgatatcgataaaaattgaataaaaatcacggaaattgtaagaaaaacttggaatttttttttgaaactttggaggatgtttatttagttaattatctattagtttatcacaaaaaattggaagaaaatgcattgcatgatagatttaactaatttaagttgattatatagtgagctgacaaacactgtgagtgtagaaattatttataattaatgaaagaaaattaaacacaccacaattatttatatataatgatttactacaatattttacattttatacattgcatggtaagatacataagTCACTTAGTACCATatagagttcctatgaggttcaaatttttcactatcttcatcatctctatgtgtagaataagtgtattgtgaagagtagtcatcaaatgataaatctccaaaatagttttgcatgtaattgttaacatgtcACCCATATGGATCCAAGATTGGTTGACGATGTCTATgagcaaaatcatttgaagattGAGTCTTGGATTCTTTCCATGAGCTGCTGGATTCCTTCCTAAAAGGAATGAGATATGAAGGGTAGGGAAATGGTTGGTTATGAGTATAATCATAGTTACTACTTCTCATTCCAACAGAGTCCGAAGTTATAGATAACGAATCATCTTCTTGACTTGACAAAATCGCCTTGCCTCTTTCTCTATGAGTAAACAGTGCAGAATGGCCCccatttttatacaaattaagaagaaattGGTTTCAAGAGTCATTTTTATAcgtcccaaaaaaataaaataataatgatataCATGTGTGAACTTTGTCAAATTAAGAAATGTAAGGTCCATCATTCCTTGCCTGTCCATGTCTCAATATTCAGAGGAAAAAAGAACTTTCCATTTGGACGCCACAATACAAAGCAAACCAAGGATGACTAATTTTACAAGAGGAAACACCTTGAATCCcctttgtgtgttttttctttttttttctttttcctttttttcccccttttttttcattacatcgatatttttgatattttagcgatattgtaacaaaatattgctaaagtgtgagcgaaattatcgacgTCGATATTTGCCAATATTATCATTGATATTCTCGATATTTATATGATATGTGCATGGATATGTTTCGAAATATCCGTAATTcgaaaaaaagataatatcctcgatatttcatcgatattatcgatattttagagtATAGTCAAAAAACActctaaataaaaatatttgacaaaaaagctctaaataaaatttaaaaattatcaaaacttGACAGCCATAGCCACCTTGAGGAGATTCTaagtcaattaaaaaaaatttggaattttaacaTTCATTCCGATTTGAAAAATAGttggttgaaaattttaaaatgccCAATGATTCTAAAGGGTAAAATTGattcaaaactgaaaaaatcaTATGGCAAAGCTCAAAAagctattatatataattacttagatttttttatatatttttataacaaaggAGAGATTTAATTAACCACGAAATTGATACAAAGTAAAGACTAGCATGTAAGAGTGGCCTAGTTAAAACTTTCACACGGAAAACcccaatataaaataatttttctatgTCTATTATACTTAGATGTTGTAATTCTTTGTGCAATAAGTCATCAATATCTATTTCATATTTGgttcaatataaaattagtcaTTATATATAGTTTACTTTTAAAACCTgaatatatttcaaattttagaaattttagAATCTTATATACATtctaattcctttttttttttttttttaaactaagaatttttggattttataaCTTTCGTATGTAGGAATTAATATAGGCtcgccaaaataaaaaatattcgggttaatcgttttattagttctTGAATttagacccgatttgcatttgagtacctcaatttccaaaatggttccTGTGATTCGTCAACTTCAGTTTCGTTAAGACAACTGGTCCtgtcgtcaattttgttaacttttctgttaaatgcaagggcaaaatggtatttttgtatcaaaattaattaaaatatgaataaaaaattaaataactaaaaattaaaattaaactctcacTCTCCCCTTCTATCCCGATTTCTACTCCCCAAAACttgatttctcttttattttttggttggttttttatttgattttcttttattgttattttaaagatatgattttttattcattttttggttttaacataaaaatatcattttgcccctgcatttaacagaaaaagttaattaaattgaCATCAGGACCATTTGTCATAACGAAAGTGAAGTTTAAGGACCACGGGAatcattttggaaattgaggtactcaaatgcaaatcgggtctaaATTCAAGGaataataaaacgattaacccaaATATTCAGACTGCAGGCGAAATCGGAATTTCCAATCAACTTTCACCCCTAAACCCAGCTCCAAAGTTGAGGGGAAAACTagtcattcattcattcattcattcattttcaGCCATAGGATGCACGGCACCATCAACTTGTTGGCGAGTTCTGTTTGACACAACTTATGAGCTTCTCCCAATTTGACAACAAGACCAACCTGAATCAAAAGCATAGTGATCATCTTCAAACAAAGGCACTGAGAGAAAATGGAGGACAAGGGGAAAGGAAACGAAAGATGGAACGGAGCCATAAGCAATCTGACAGAAATGTCCTTCAATTTGGAGTCACTCCAGAAGCTACTCCTCAAAAAGGCTGTCTTTGTTGACGAAGAAACCTTTGCCAAAGCCTCGCTTTGTTCCGAACAAGCACGAACCATCAAGGTTTTTGGCTTTATTCAACTCtttataaatatgtatatattttaattaatattacaatctaggttttcatttttgtatgCAATCAGGTGAATTTTGTTGTGCAAATCTTGTTGAGAATACTAGGTTCTTACTTGTATAAGATTTTccctttataaaaaaaaaaaaaaaattttgtaatattttatgAATCTTAAGTTTAAGCATCTGGCGTTTTGATAGTCTTGATCAATATATGTTGAAGAAGGGTGAAGCCCTGAATTGAAGATCTGGGCGTTAACCTTTCTTTATACTCTTTGTATACAATTGTTATAGAACAGATGATAATGCTAGTTTTGAGTAGCCAAGTTATCCAGAACTAGTTTTTTCTAGGTTTCTGGCCTGAGGAAGAAGTTTTCTTTTAATCGCCCACATTTGGAGGGATCACGcacatgaatttgaatttttgtaaCGAATGAAGTAAAATACCCTCTTCTGTGGATCTTATTAACAGTCCTATTGACAATTTCCACCCGCAAGCAACCATTATCCTTGCTTGTCAAGCCTGCTTGGTTAGGGACTGGGCGTGTCGTGTCATGTTTATTAGAGAGGAATATGGTGGCCGATTGCTTGGCTGAGCTGGGTTCTATTTTATATGCCGTCTTCCCCTTGTTTCCCTCTGCTGTTCTTCTGTTGGgtcttttttggttgagaaCCTTATTGGGGTCAGTCATCTTAGAGATGCTTGTtagttctttttgttttagacCTTTTAGGCTCCTTCTACCaccaaaaatttaaataccAAAAGATGTTATTTCTAGAAATATCTAATTTCGTAAAGTAATTTTGCCGGCATGCATTTTGAGTTCTTCagttttgtggccattttagAAAGAGCTGATTGCAGATGTGTATTTAACAAACTTTTGATGAATGTGGaactacttttattttttattagcaATTCCTTTCATGAAGCCTTGATGTTCATTTACCAACAACATATTAAAATCAGGCTTGATGCTATGGCTGTGAGATTCAGCTAAACGATCTAGCTGAAAtagcattttattttcttgtgtaCCATTGAATATTATATTTCAGTGCTGTGCAGTCTATTAATAGCATTCTTATGTACCAATAGAAGTGAGACCGATTCCATACTTCATTCTACGAATTGGTGTGTTTTATGTTTAAAAGCTTTCTTTCTGTCTAGGTTCTTGAGCAAAGAGTAGAAACTTTGGAGAGAGAACTTGATGCTGCCATTACAGCTGCTGCTCGTGTTCGTTCAGAAAAACGACAGGCTGAGGCAGCAGAAAAGGCTGCTGAATTACATGCACAGGAAGTTACAAAAGAGCTCGAGAACACCTCAAGTATGTGCAATCCAAATATCTCCTTTTTACCTTTTATTTGTGCTGTGAGTATTTCCAGGCTTACAAATTGAAGTTCCTTGAGTATAAGAAGTCTGATACTATTTTATTGTAAATGGTTCTGTGTTAGCATTACCAACAACAATATTGACTTCCACATCTAGCGAAACCTGGACAGATTAATATCCTCATAGCTTGTTATGTCCTCCTTACTAACTGAAGAACCATGGGCCGCTAAATTTGTAATGGCAAGGATTTTGGTTGAATGGCCTTAAAATTAGGACTAGAGATAAATAAGTAGCACATCTGCAGTTACTTAGGCTTTTAAAAGGGAATTCATACTTCCAAATTAGTTCCAAGCTGCACCCATAAGAAAATAGTATTCCAAACAATTGAAGGGTGATGCTTCAGCCTACTTTTGTGGTTTTTTGAAGCATTGAAAAGTTGAACCATTTGGGTCCGACATTTTTGTGTAACATGGAAACAACAGCAGAAATAGTCTCTTTTGGAGTCTTGTGAGATATGAGTCCCACCAACCTTGTTTTAGCTGGGAACATCAGCTGAATATCTCCTGGGGTTCCTTGTCAAGCTTAATCCAATCTTTCCGGCTCGTACATTTATGTACAGGTTTCCTTAAGGCTCTGTAAGAACTTTGCTTTCACTCACTCCTACAACCTTCCTCTAATACCAGTTGCTAGGAAGTTATGGTCCAACTACCAAATTCCCTAGCCCAAAGATCACAGTGACATACAAACACAATCACAAAGAAAACACTAAAAGTAGCAAGCACAACCATAGAAATACAGGATTTACTTGGTTCTCGGTCAGATTGGGCTATACTCATTGACAATGATCCACcttcaaaagaagaagatttagGAAATAGTCTTTCCCAAACTCTCAAAAATACTCTCATCTCAACCTTTTTGCAATAGAGAATCCCAATACA
Proteins encoded in this window:
- the LOC18766237 gene encoding uncharacterized protein LOC18766237, translated to MEDKGKGNERWNGAISNLTEMSFNLESLQKLLLKKAVFVDEETFAKASLCSEQARTIKVLEQRVETLERELDAAITAAARVRSEKRQAEAAEKAAELHAQEVTKELENTSKVFELHMEELRAKQEEIAKRDKEIKLLEAIIQTLGGKESHSRKG